A genome region from Streptomyces sp. NBC_01296 includes the following:
- a CDS encoding GntR family transcriptional regulator has translation MSGSGAVTRNTLRQQIADALRDEVLAGRLPPGTEFTVKQIAEQYEVSATPVREALVDLAAQGLLESVQHRGFRVRVYTVDDYRGMIEARTLIVDGIFRRLVERGTAPGSGEMLVSVRRRAEEACRAAQSGSLEVLIGYDLRFWRELSGLVGNTYISDFLHRIRVQCWVFAVPHLKAAPDLHTGLWSGHNELVDAVTRADADEVRGLVYAYNQHGLDWAAGLKAVGA, from the coding sequence ATGTCAGGCAGCGGCGCTGTCACCCGCAACACACTTCGCCAGCAGATCGCGGACGCGCTGCGTGACGAGGTGCTCGCGGGACGCCTGCCACCGGGCACCGAGTTCACGGTCAAGCAGATCGCCGAGCAGTACGAGGTCTCCGCGACCCCCGTGCGCGAGGCACTGGTCGACCTCGCGGCCCAGGGGCTGCTGGAATCGGTCCAGCACCGGGGCTTTCGGGTGCGCGTCTACACCGTGGACGACTACCGGGGGATGATCGAGGCCCGTACGCTCATCGTGGACGGGATCTTCCGGCGGCTCGTCGAGCGCGGCACCGCGCCCGGCTCCGGCGAAATGCTGGTGTCGGTGCGCCGTCGTGCCGAGGAGGCGTGCCGGGCCGCGCAGAGCGGCTCGCTCGAAGTGCTGATCGGCTACGACCTGCGCTTCTGGAGGGAGCTGAGCGGGCTGGTCGGCAACACGTACATCTCGGATTTCCTGCACCGGATCCGGGTGCAGTGCTGGGTCTTCGCCGTACCGCACCTGAAGGCGGCGCCGGATCTCCACACCGGACTGTGGTCCGGCCACAACGAACTGGTCGACGCGGTGACCCGCGCCGACGCCGACGAGGTACGCGGCCTCGTGTACGCGTACAACCAGCACGGGCTGGACTGGGCCGCGGGCCTGAAGGCGGTCGGCGCATGA